From the Anopheles merus strain MAF chromosome 2L, AmerM5.1, whole genome shotgun sequence genome, the window TAAATTTTAGATGTGTCTGGATATCTGCAATAAATACTTTAGCGACATCTAGTGCGCAATATGTTTGtactaaaataataattataaacattcttctttttatgtaacaaaagaaaaaataaatcaatagtGCAAGGatttaaatcttttttcttcaataaaAGTTTTCCACATTGCTGTGGTTTGTAATAATTTGCAATTAATAAAACGCTGTACACATTTATATCACCTCGGGGAACGTTTGTCCTTTGGATTTTCCACAGTGTCAATGCCTGCTGTCAAAGTGAAACACATAAAATCCattctaaacaaaacaaaacaagagctATCTCCCAAAATTTatcaattttcttattttttctttaccTAAAAGATCCAAAAGTAATCCGCGAAAATGGGGAAAGGTTTTAACAATTACATGTGCAAAAAGTTTTTCCATCCCGCCTCACGGGACAATCTCAAACGGGTAAGCATCTGGTGGTGCGCTGAGTGAAAATAGAAATGTAAGGCcaatctttgttttttttccactgcGACATTTTCTAGGTATGGATGGCGGAGCAGCAAGCTGACGCGTACAAGAAAAAACAGGAAGAGCTCCGGAACCAGTATGAAAAGGAGCAGGAATTGCACGACAACAAGGCTATGCTCAGCCGCGACAGTAAGGACAAACTGAGCGTCAACTTTATGTACGAGCTCCCCCCGGGCATGAAGAAGGAGCGCGAGCAGGAATCAAACGAATCCGAGTACAAGTTTGAATGGCAGCGCAAGTACAATGCACCACGTGAAAGCTACTGCAAGGGAGACACGGAGATTCGTGACCAGCCGTAAGTAGTATTTGCTGCGTTTCCCCTCTACACTGACCAACACAACTGATCCCATTGTTTTCCCTGCGGAACAGGTTCGGCATACAAGTGCGCAATGTTCGCTGCATAAAGTGCCACAAATGGGGACACATCAATACCGATAAGGAATGCACCATGTACTCCCTCTCGATGAGTGAAGCGAAAAAAATCCATTCCGAAGCTGAAGCCAATCAGGTTCTGTCGAAGGGTGAGCTGGAGCAGCAGTTGCGAGACGATGGTCTTGCAATGAAGCGCAGCGCACAGGAGCTGGTAACGTCACACAAGCTCGTCGCAGACCCGGAAGTAGAGCAAGCCGAACCGGAGACAGAGTTCATACGCTCGCTgacgaagaagcagaagaagaaactgTTGAAAAAGTTGGAAAAAATCGAGCGGCGGCAGCGATCGTCCAAAAAGAAAGGTAAAAAACGTTCCAGCTCTAGCAGCTCCAGCAGTAGCTCCGATGACAGCAGTTCATCCACTTCTGATTCCGAGCCGGACACTCGTGCTTCGAaaaagaagagcaaaaaatcGGCCAACCATCGTCCGGATGTGCGaaatggtgatggtggcgatCGGCGGGAGCGTGAAAGGGGTCACGATAGACGAGAAAACCGTCGACACCGTAGCCGATCGCGTTCACCACACGCTGCAGGACCTTCACGCAGCCATGATACGTCCAAGCACAGCAAGCGCCGAGATCGTTCCGCTAGCCCACGGCGTGAGCGCAGTAGGCGTTAGAGATGCAATCGAACGTCTCAGAGACAACTCTCTTCATATCAGCAGTCTGCTAAgaataacaagaaaaaaacaaacccatccACGGGGACCGTACGATACGAAGACCTGCAGGAAGCGTTGTAACCCACTCACCGACTCTTACCCAAAATACGGAATGGATtagatttaattttgtttattggAAAATTTTAAACTTCGCTCAACATATCGTATAAATAGAGCCACTCCCACAAgcaattaaaatgtgtttacTGCTTTCTTCCGAAACGGTGTCCCTGATGTGGTACCAGCTGCAATCGCTCTATGTGTGCTCTctgttctttctctctctctctctctctctctctctctctctctctctctctctctgtctctatctCCTCCTTGCTCTTCGATATCCCGTCGACGGTGGATAGCTTAAGGTAGTTAGCACGAACACGGGCTACTAGGACTGCATCGGTAAAGCGCGCGCTAAATTCATCTTATTCCATTGAGTTGAGTTATTAAtgcgacaaaaaaaattgacGACAGCAAAACACATCGATATCGCATTGCTCCTTCATTACCTCACCTCTAGCCCAAAAGTAATTCATTTGTTATCATTTCATTCGCACTTGTTACGTTTGAAGGTTTCTGACTGACGCAGTTGCTTAGAAGCGGTCACGGTTTGCAAATAGCGTAGCTCAGTAAACTTCCTCTGCCGGGCAGCGCACTATAATCGTCTGACCGGCGCGTGGCGTGCTGTTTATTATTTAGATTTTCTCTTGAAGCGAATGAAAAAATCTTCCTCGGCCAGATTCAATCAATTGCGCGCCAGGGTACCGCTCGATGATCCGCTCGCTGGGACACAGATTTCCGTACCATGATTGCTGCTTTCTCTCGGCTGATTCTGAAAGAGCAAAATTCGGTTCTTTACAATGTCATTCTCGCTACAGCACACAACGAAGATAGAACAAACCTTAACGTGAATATGACGTCGCAGGATTGCCGCCCGTAGGATGAACATTCGCGTACGCCGCTGAAACTCCTTTCCCACGTTGATGGCCTTCTCGAACGTGGCGCTTCGGTGGTCGGCATCCTTCGCGTACAGAATTTTGTTGTGCGAATCGATGCGTGCCTGTATCTGGCCCTCCAGTATCAACTGCATCAGCTCGTTTTCTAGCGCCGCAACCGATCGGTTGAACGCGGTAGCCATCTTGCGCATGTCGGCGGACATGTACGGGCTAAAGTACTGCACCAGTGCGCGGTTGCGGATCTGCGTGTAGAGCGCGTTGACGTGCGGCGCGATGTACATGTCGAGCAGCAGATTGTCCTTGATTTCGTCCAGCAGCTTCAGGCACGAATCGTACTTGGACTCGTAGAACTTGAAGATGATATCGCGCAACTGCGGTTCCAGCTCGAGGAACAGCTTGAACGAGCTGCTCGCAATCACCTGCTTCAGCTCCTGCCGGTCGAACGTGGCCAGTGCGCACAGACCCCCGTACATTGCCACATTGTTCGTCGAGATCATCTCGGGAAACTCGCAGTGGTCAAAGTTTGCCTGCAGGAAGTGTTTGGCCGCCGACTTGTACTTACGGGTCGCCAGCTCGGCCAACCCGGCGGCACACTTGAGCCGTGTAATCACAACCTGGTTCGGATCCTTGTCCTTGGACGTTTCCGCGATCTCGGCCGTACCCTCCGCCTTCGAGACGTAGCTGAGCACGTGTGACCAGTTCTGCAGGTAGATCGACACTTTGATCACGTTCAGGCACATGTTCACCACGTGCTTACCGCTGGTACAGTAGTCGCGGGCCCGCGAGTAACACTTGAGCGCGTTCGACAGATCGCCGCAGTTCAGATAGTGATCACCCAGATCGTCGTGTCCCCTCCGGATGCTTTCCTTGATCGAGTTGGCCTTGTAGTTCTTCAGATCGCAGTCCAGCTTCTCCAGCTTCAGGGCAGACTTTTTGCTCTTCGACTCAACCCAGGTCGCATCGAAAGAGGGTATCTCTTGTGAGCCGGTCGACTGGGAGGCAACGTCGGGCAGAAACAGCGTGCTGACATTGTCCGCCAGCTTCTTGTGCAGATGCTGGTACAGCGTTACGTTGTAGGTGGTCGTCACATAGTTTATGGCCATCCGGAGCGCTTCGAGGCGCAGCGTCGGGCAGTGGTCCGCAACGTAGATTAGCCGGTGCAGCTTTGCCAGCCCGGTGTACTGGTTGGCAAGTTGTTCCAGATCGATCGACGGGTTTTCCACTATGTACATGTCCTCCTCGTTGTTTTCGTTGTCTTCCGGCTGTACATCCACCTGCATCGGCTCGACTGCAttctgcaaaaataaaagaaccATAATCATAACAGTGTCAACCGTGTACGATGTTTATCATAGTGAGAATCTTCTTCAGCCCAAAGCGAAACCCCCACAATGGCGAGTGTAAACACTTTCCGGCTGTGGAATGCACTAATGTTTCTAGACGAAGATTGTACCGAAAAACATCCGGGCAGAGGCATTTTGCACGATGAACTTGAACAATAAGTTTTAGCAGAAAATATTGTATCCTTTGCGTACACTACAATTCCTTTTCTATTGGCTTTTGTTCATCGGTGTGTGTGACAGTATTTTTTCTCTACATTGAgaccagagtgaccagaaataccgatttatctgtattcctaccgatttttatatgcctaccgattcacagatgaccaccctaaaactaccgattttccatttatcctaccgaaaatcatagatatttgatttttcagtcgtttaagcttaatctgtggccaagaattcaaaattttatccgttaaaatttaatgttcataATATAGTGGAGCGCCGATTATCCGGGCTCTTCGGGACTCGCCTTCGCACGGATATTCGAAAAACACGGATAAGGAGtcaaagttttattttatcacaaCCTagccttttattttttggtaaaaCCTAGCCagtttttataaaattcaTGTTTTTTCGATGTTAATATTGGAAATGTGCCATGTATAATAGCGTGTTTTGTTAAGAAAATGTGCTCTGAtaatcggttttttttttttcaaatatcctcttCAGCAAGCAATGTAatctttgtattgaactgtcatttttcaacagcacggataaacggacagccggataaaaggtacccgaATAAACGATGCTCCACTGTAATTAGAAAATGTCAATTGTGTGGATTCCGAGaattcccaaatagccagaattgcttaagcagctcattttggcacgctaaagatcgctgctctaattcgccttttgcagtagataaacagcatcaaagttctatgtgggtctttcaaacagcgcctaagcagcttccttatgccacgatgccagggattatttttctttgtgttttactttcaagcaacccaagtgccacaaatccactaaacgaccactaaacggcttctaaacgactcaagttctctacctaaacggaatatagaaagacttcgtttagcagacgccaaacgactcatgcattctaaaaatagcaaaaagctggtggcgctatctgttggtgggataccccaaccagttgagcttcatcgcttggaggagagctttctcatttcctctgtactgttgtatggtttcgcattgaagttatgcatcgctagaactagaacggcgatacgattgtttaaatactaaactccaacggaaaccaccagcactgaagcaagtgagatttgagcaatggtcattggtgttgatacccacgtatctaaccacacgaccatttatatagatttttgctcaggaagttagaaggctatataggtcataataaaatgcaacttgtcgaaacacattgcaagaaaaggatagcaatataatgatgagttttaatacgccatctattgatcaaaccaatgaagctgtggagctttcattttttttctatggatattcaattttccagtcgtttaagcttaatctgtggcgcttgggaagcGTCATCGATGCTCGTACTTATAGCTTATAGCTAGGcgaatagccagctcgtactttatagctgatttagggctgtttaacgaaaaatcgttccgatgtcgtactttgtggctgattaagagatagacggtactttgcggaactatggagctttttaacaggcacatggtactatttggaactttgcggctgattagcactatgtgtagggttcatggtagaacttgaaggcttgttaagaaagcgtaccgaacttggtggaactttatagcttttttatccatgacatcggtacaaggtggctcttgtcaaagtgtcaaagactgacgccggcaataatctcattgctgctgcacaagttagattcgttaattgaaggatgaatattgagtgaagtgattgtgaattatcagtaaattgtgtaaaattttgtgtttttcatcaatacaaaagatttaaaaatatacacatgtgtttaaacgaaacaaatcttgttgtttatttcatcaatgacgcttgcttgaaaataagacacaaagaaaaataatccctggcatcgtggcataaggaagctgcttaggcgctgtttgaaagacccacatagaactttgatgctgtttatctactgcaaaaggcgaattagagcagcgatctttagcgtgccaaaatgagctgcttaagcaattctggctatttgggcgaTACCAGCAtaccgctgcgagaaaactaAACTGAGGGAACGGTCAGAACCTCGCTGCATGCGGCAAGAAATAATTTTTCTCAATTTTCCAGCTTTTCAAGGTATAGTTATGA encodes:
- the LOC121593292 gene encoding COP9 signalosome complex subunit 1b, whose protein sequence is MPLPGCFSNAVEPMQVDVQPEDNENNEEDMYIVENPSIDLEQLANQYTGLAKLHRLIYVADHCPTLRLEALRMAINYVTTTYNVTLYQHLHKKLADNVSTLFLPDVASQSTGSQEIPSFDATWVESKSKKSALKLEKLDCDLKNYKANSIKESIRRGHDDLGDHYLNCGDLSNALKCYSRARDYCTSGKHVVNMCLNVIKVSIYLQNWSHVLSYVSKAEGTAEIAETSKDKDPNQVVITRLKCAAGLAELATRKYKSAAKHFLQANFDHCEFPEMISTNNVAMYGGLCALATFDRQELKQVIASSSFKLFLELEPQLRDIIFKFYESKYDSCLKLLDEIKDNLLLDMYIAPHVNALYTQIRNRALVQYFSPYMSADMRKMATAFNRSVAALENELMQLILEGQIQARIDSHNKILYAKDADHRSATFEKAINVGKEFQRRTRMFILRAAILRRHIHVKNQPRESSNHGTEICVPASGSSSGTLARN
- the LOC121593293 gene encoding corepressor interacting with RBPJ 1 produces the protein MGKGFNNYMCKKFFHPASRDNLKRVWMAEQQADAYKKKQEELRNQYEKEQELHDNKAMLSRDSKDKLSVNFMYELPPGMKKEREQESNESEYKFEWQRKYNAPRESYCKGDTEIRDQPFGIQVRNVRCIKCHKWGHINTDKECTMYSLSMSEAKKIHSEAEANQVLSKGELEQQLRDDGLAMKRSAQELVTSHKLVADPEVEQAEPETEFIRSLTKKQKKKLLKKLEKIERRQRSSKKKGKKRSSSSSSSSSSDDSSSSTSDSEPDTRASKKKSKKSANHRPDVRNGDGGDRRERERGHDRRENRRHRSRSRSPHAAGPSRSHDTSKHSKRRDRSASPRRERSRR